A stretch of the Tardiphaga sp. 709 genome encodes the following:
- a CDS encoding isoprenyl transferase — MSNAAAPANDGSDRSTPLHVAIIMDGNGRWAAARGLPRAEGHRRGVEALRRVVRASNELGIQYLTIFSFSSENWSRPASEISDLFGLLRRFIRNDLATLHRDGVRVRVIGERQGLDSDIASLLKEAEDLTRGNTQLNLVVAFNYGSRHEIATAAQRLAREVAEGKRTPESINVDTLGQYLDAPDIPDPDLIIRTSGEQRLSNFLMWQAAYSEFVFVPIHWPDFDKAALESAIAEYARRERRFGGLAAKTGS; from the coding sequence ATGTCGAATGCCGCCGCGCCCGCAAATGATGGATCGGACCGATCCACGCCTTTGCATGTCGCGATCATCATGGACGGCAATGGACGCTGGGCTGCAGCGCGGGGGCTTCCGCGCGCCGAGGGCCATCGCCGCGGCGTCGAGGCACTTCGTCGTGTGGTGCGGGCATCCAACGAACTCGGCATCCAGTATCTGACGATCTTCTCGTTCAGCTCCGAGAACTGGTCGCGGCCGGCGTCCGAGATCAGCGATCTGTTCGGCCTGCTGCGTCGCTTCATCCGCAACGATCTTGCCACACTGCATCGTGACGGCGTGCGCGTACGCGTGATCGGAGAGCGCCAGGGCCTCGATTCCGATATCGCGTCATTGCTGAAAGAGGCCGAGGACCTGACGCGGGGCAACACCCAGCTCAATCTCGTGGTCGCCTTCAACTACGGCTCGCGGCACGAGATCGCCACGGCAGCGCAGCGCCTTGCGCGCGAGGTTGCCGAGGGCAAGCGGACGCCCGAAAGCATCAATGTCGATACGCTCGGCCAGTATCTCGACGCGCCTGATATTCCGGATCCGGACCTGATCATCCGCACGTCGGGCGAACAGCGGCTGTCGAACTTTCTGATGTGGCAGGCCGCCTATAGCGAGTTCGTATTCGTGCCGATCCACTGGCCGGATTTCGACAAGGCCGCGCTGGAAAGCGCTATTGCCGAATATGCCCGCCGCGAGCGGCGTTTCGGCGGTCTCGCCGCGAAAACCGGTTCGTGA
- the lpxD gene encoding UDP-3-O-(3-hydroxymyristoyl)glucosamine N-acyltransferase translates to MVLPTFFKQSPSLTLAEIAASTKARLVDPTRADQVVTGVASLDEAGPHHLTFFENLRYIDQLTHTKAGACLVNESFKGDIPAHVTVLRAKRPFAAFVELARELHADTLRPVSGFDITGIAASAVIHPSAQLEDDVTVDPLAVIGPDVEIGSGTIIGSGAVIAAGVKIGRDCNIGAGSTLQFTLIGNNVLVHPGCKFGQDGFGFVFGRDKHIKVPQTGRVLIQNDVEIGAGTTIDRGSLRDTVIGEGTKIDNQVQIGHNVTIGRHCVIAAKCGLAGSLTIGDNVALGAMVGLNNHITIGDGAQVAAMAGVKDSIPPRARWGGIFARPTKQWFREILAVEKLARESMPGTDAATQDTKDEGRE, encoded by the coding sequence ATGGTTCTGCCGACGTTCTTCAAGCAATCGCCGTCGTTGACGCTGGCTGAAATAGCCGCGTCAACGAAGGCACGACTGGTCGACCCGACGCGGGCCGACCAGGTCGTGACTGGTGTGGCCTCGCTCGACGAGGCTGGCCCCCATCACCTGACCTTCTTCGAAAATCTCCGTTATATCGACCAGCTCACCCACACCAAGGCCGGTGCGTGTCTGGTCAACGAGAGCTTCAAGGGCGATATTCCGGCTCACGTAACGGTGCTGCGCGCCAAGCGGCCATTTGCGGCTTTCGTGGAATTGGCGCGCGAGCTGCACGCGGACACGCTGCGTCCGGTCTCCGGCTTTGACATTACCGGCATCGCCGCATCCGCCGTCATCCATCCCTCTGCTCAGCTCGAGGATGACGTTACGGTAGATCCGCTGGCCGTGATCGGCCCGGATGTGGAGATCGGTTCCGGCACCATCATCGGCTCTGGCGCGGTGATCGCCGCCGGGGTCAAGATCGGCCGCGACTGCAATATCGGCGCTGGCAGCACGCTGCAGTTCACACTGATCGGCAACAACGTACTCGTTCATCCCGGCTGCAAGTTTGGCCAGGACGGCTTTGGCTTCGTATTCGGCCGGGACAAGCACATCAAGGTGCCGCAGACCGGTCGTGTCCTGATTCAGAACGACGTCGAGATCGGCGCCGGCACCACCATCGACCGCGGCAGCCTGCGCGATACCGTGATTGGCGAGGGGACCAAAATCGACAATCAGGTCCAGATCGGCCACAATGTGACAATTGGACGGCACTGTGTGATCGCTGCGAAATGTGGCCTTGCAGGCAGCCTGACCATCGGCGACAACGTCGCGCTGGGCGCCATGGTGGGCCTCAACAATCACATTACGATTGGCGATGGCGCGCAGGTCGCGGCAATGGCCGGAGTGAAAGACAGCATTCCGCCGCGCGCGCGGTGGGGTGGCATCTTTGCCCGGCCGACCAAGCAATGGTTCCGCGAGATCCTCGCGGTTGAGAAACTCGCCCGCGAGAGCATGCCGGGAACGGATGCGGCGACGCAGGATACGAAAGACGAGGGGCGGGAATGA
- the fabZ gene encoding 3-hydroxyacyl-ACP dehydratase FabZ, translating to MSQDLPSDGASPIIIETVDINTILKTLPHRYPFLLIDRVVNIRKDFSGIGIKNVTINEPAFLGHFPDRPVYPGVLMIEGMAQTAGVIGISSVEGTEKPRAVYFLTIDKCKFRKPVMPGDTIEYHLHLIGRKKAMWWFHGDAKVNGKVVAEADVGAMLTD from the coding sequence ATGAGCCAGGATTTACCAAGCGATGGCGCATCGCCGATCATCATCGAGACGGTCGACATCAACACCATCCTCAAGACCCTTCCGCATCGCTATCCGTTTCTTCTGATCGATCGTGTCGTCAACATCCGCAAGGACTTCAGCGGCATTGGTATCAAGAACGTCACGATCAACGAGCCGGCATTCCTCGGGCATTTCCCTGATCGCCCGGTCTATCCCGGCGTGTTGATGATCGAAGGCATGGCGCAGACAGCGGGCGTGATCGGCATCTCGTCCGTCGAAGGAACCGAGAAGCCGCGTGCGGTGTATTTCCTCACCATCGACAAGTGCAAGTTTCGTAAGCCGGTGATGCCTGGCGATACGATCGAATATCATCTGCACCTGATCGGCCGGAAAAAGGCGATGTGGTGGTTCCATGGCGACGCCAAGGTAAATGGCAAGGTCGTCGCCGAGGCCGATGTCGGCGCGATGCTGACAGACTGA
- a CDS encoding phosphatidate cytidylyltransferase, translating into MTQDDSTPKQADDRGLRNLLMRILAALVLIPVAIFAAYAGGWLWFGLVTLVSVGLFLEWRAIVGNHVGWIGLGFVYALAAFAASIVVRLDPVWGFSALMFILLVVWMTDIGGYFAGRGIGGPKLWPRVSPKKTWAGAIGGFVLSLAVAAGFAANGFGRLLPLLLIATVLTVLSQLGDLFESAVKRKFGVKDSGQIIPGHGGLLDRLDGYVFAVVAAAVIGLLRGGADGVGRGLMVW; encoded by the coding sequence GTGACCCAGGACGACAGTACGCCGAAGCAGGCGGATGACCGGGGGCTGCGCAATCTCTTGATGCGCATCCTGGCCGCGCTGGTGCTGATCCCCGTTGCGATTTTCGCCGCCTATGCCGGTGGCTGGCTGTGGTTCGGCCTCGTGACGCTGGTGTCGGTTGGTCTCTTCCTGGAATGGCGGGCCATTGTCGGCAATCATGTCGGCTGGATCGGGCTCGGCTTCGTCTATGCCTTGGCTGCGTTTGCGGCGTCCATTGTCGTGCGCCTCGATCCCGTCTGGGGCTTTTCGGCGCTGATGTTCATTCTGCTGGTGGTCTGGATGACCGACATCGGCGGCTATTTCGCCGGGCGCGGCATCGGCGGCCCGAAACTGTGGCCGCGCGTCAGTCCGAAGAAGACATGGGCCGGCGCAATCGGCGGCTTTGTTCTCAGCCTCGCTGTAGCTGCCGGTTTTGCTGCAAATGGTTTCGGCAGGCTGCTGCCGCTGCTCCTGATCGCAACCGTGCTGACTGTGTTGTCGCAACTCGGCGATCTCTTCGAGTCCGCAGTGAAGCGCAAATTCGGCGTGAAGGATTCCGGCCAGATCATTCCTGGCCATGGCGGTCTGCTGGATCGCCTCGATGGCTATGTGTTCGCGGTGGTTGCTGCCGCGGTGATCGGTCTTTTACGCGGCGGCGCAGATGGCGTCGGCCGCGGTCTTATGGTTTGGTGA
- a CDS encoding LpxI family protein, protein MTDQAQIQHPQAHPPIGSPFGIIAGGGSLPFAVADSLQARGIKPVLFALKGFCDPALVARFQHHWIPIGQFGRLLKLMRSENCRDLTFIGTLVRPAISEIRLDWATLRVMPKVFRAFRGGDDHLLTSISRLFEHEGFRLLGIKDVASDVLMPAGSVTRAVPDQDAEADIARGREVLRALSPFDIGQATVVIDGHVVGIEDIEGTDGLLARVALLREQGRIRAKAGRGVLVKAPKSGQDLRFDLPTLGPRTIERAAAAKLAGVAIVAGNTIVAEPQQMIVAADAAGLFVTGLPT, encoded by the coding sequence ATGACTGACCAGGCTCAAATACAGCACCCGCAAGCACATCCACCGATAGGCTCGCCGTTCGGGATCATCGCCGGCGGCGGCTCGCTGCCCTTCGCTGTTGCGGATTCGCTGCAGGCGCGCGGCATCAAGCCGGTGTTGTTTGCGCTGAAGGGGTTCTGTGATCCGGCGCTGGTGGCGCGATTTCAGCACCACTGGATTCCCATTGGCCAGTTTGGCCGTTTGCTGAAGCTGATGCGCAGCGAGAACTGCCGGGATCTCACCTTCATTGGCACGCTGGTGCGCCCGGCAATCTCCGAGATCAGGCTGGACTGGGCAACGCTTCGCGTGATGCCGAAAGTGTTTCGCGCGTTTCGCGGCGGTGACGATCACTTGCTGACGAGTATTAGCCGCCTGTTCGAGCATGAAGGTTTTCGTCTGCTGGGGATCAAGGACGTCGCGTCCGATGTGCTGATGCCGGCGGGCAGCGTGACACGTGCCGTACCGGATCAAGATGCTGAGGCCGATATCGCGCGTGGGCGCGAAGTCCTGCGCGCCTTGAGCCCGTTCGATATCGGCCAGGCGACCGTGGTGATCGACGGCCACGTGGTGGGGATCGAGGATATCGAAGGTACCGATGGATTGCTGGCCCGCGTGGCGCTTCTGCGTGAACAGGGACGTATTCGCGCCAAGGCAGGACGAGGTGTACTGGTGAAGGCCCCGAAGAGCGGTCAGGATCTGCGTTTCGATCTGCCGACATTGGGGCCGCGGACCATCGAGCGGGCGGCGGCCGCGAAGCTCGCCGGCGTCGCCATCGTCGCAGGAAATACGATTGTCGCCGAACCGCAGCAGATGATTGTCGCCGCCGATGCCGCAGGTCTTTTCGTGACGGGACTACCGACGTGA
- the dxr gene encoding 1-deoxy-D-xylulose-5-phosphate reductoisomerase → MSAVPLRNNKPAASSLRSITVLGATGSIGDSTMDLLRASPERYQVEALTANGNVEGVVKLAKEFNARFVAVADESKLDELRAALAGTGIASGAGDSAIVEAAERPADWLMAAVSGAAGLKPALAAVDRGATVALANKECLVCAGDFFMDRAAKAGACILPADSEHNALFQALASGSREELTRVIITASGGPFRTWAAADIEQATLAQALKHPNWSMGQKITIDSASMMNKGLEVIEASYLFALAPDEIDVLVHPQSIIHGMVEFRDYSVMAQLGSPDMRTPIAHCLGWPDRIPGRAAPLDLAKIGSLTFEAPDYARFPGLKLAYDALRTGSGATTVYNAANEIAVAAFTAQKIRFGAIARLVEATMNEWVRAGNLAPLSSADDAIAVDHKARKMAATLLPQIAAKAS, encoded by the coding sequence ATGAGCGCTGTTCCTCTGCGAAATAACAAGCCCGCCGCGTCCAGTCTGCGCAGCATCACTGTCCTCGGTGCGACCGGTTCGATCGGCGACAGCACCATGGATCTGCTGCGGGCGTCGCCCGAGCGGTATCAGGTGGAGGCTTTGACCGCCAACGGCAACGTCGAAGGCGTGGTCAAGCTGGCCAAGGAATTCAACGCGCGCTTTGTGGCCGTCGCCGATGAATCCAAGCTGGACGAACTCCGCGCGGCCCTCGCCGGCACCGGCATCGCCAGCGGGGCAGGGGATAGCGCCATCGTAGAGGCTGCGGAGCGTCCGGCCGACTGGCTGATGGCCGCCGTATCAGGCGCCGCCGGTTTGAAGCCCGCACTCGCCGCCGTCGACCGCGGTGCAACCGTCGCGCTGGCCAACAAGGAATGCCTCGTTTGCGCCGGCGATTTCTTCATGGATCGCGCTGCCAAGGCTGGCGCCTGCATCCTGCCGGCGGACAGTGAACACAATGCTCTGTTCCAGGCGCTGGCCTCCGGCAGCCGCGAGGAACTGACCCGCGTGATCATCACCGCCTCGGGCGGACCGTTCCGCACCTGGGCTGCCGCCGATATCGAGCAGGCGACGCTGGCGCAGGCGCTGAAACATCCAAACTGGTCGATGGGGCAGAAGATTACCATCGATTCCGCATCGATGATGAACAAGGGCCTCGAAGTGATCGAGGCGTCCTATCTGTTCGCGCTGGCGCCGGACGAAATCGACGTACTGGTACATCCGCAGTCGATCATCCACGGTATGGTCGAGTTCCGCGATTATTCTGTCATGGCGCAGCTGGGCTCACCGGACATGCGCACGCCGATCGCGCATTGCCTGGGCTGGCCGGACCGCATCCCGGGCCGGGCCGCGCCGCTCGACCTTGCCAAGATCGGATCGCTGACCTTCGAGGCACCGGATTACGCGCGCTTCCCTGGCCTGAAGCTGGCCTATGACGCGCTGCGCACCGGCAGCGGCGCGACCACCGTCTACAACGCGGCCAACGAGATCGCCGTGGCTGCCTTCACCGCCCAGAAGATCCGCTTTGGCGCCATTGCACGGCTGGTCGAAGCGACCATGAATGAATGGGTGCGGGCAGGGAATTTGGCGCCGTTGTCATCGGCGGATGACGCTATCGCTGTTGACCATAAAGCGAGAAAAATGGCTGCCACCCTCTTGCCTCAAATTGCCGCAAAGGCATCCTAG
- the frr gene encoding ribosome recycling factor, whose product MAPFDINDLKRRMQGSTQSLKHELGGLRTGRAAASMLEPVQVEAYGSHMPLNQVATVSVPEPRLLSVQVWDKSMVKAVEKAIVDSNLGLSPATEGQILRLRIPELNTERRKELVKVAHKYAEAAKVAVRHVRRDGLDIIKKLEKAHEISEDDQKRHDTEVQKVTDSVIAEIDQLLAAKEKEIMTV is encoded by the coding sequence ATGGCCCCATTCGACATCAACGACCTCAAGCGCCGTATGCAGGGCTCGACCCAGTCGCTGAAGCATGAGCTTGGCGGCTTGCGCACCGGACGTGCGGCAGCCTCGATGCTGGAGCCGGTCCAGGTGGAAGCCTATGGCAGCCACATGCCGCTGAACCAGGTTGCGACCGTCAGCGTTCCCGAGCCGCGCCTGCTGTCGGTGCAGGTTTGGGACAAGTCGATGGTCAAGGCGGTGGAAAAGGCGATCGTCGATTCCAATCTCGGCCTTAGCCCGGCGACTGAAGGCCAGATCCTGCGGCTGCGCATTCCCGAACTGAACACCGAGCGCCGCAAGGAACTCGTGAAAGTCGCGCATAAATATGCCGAGGCGGCCAAGGTTGCGGTGCGCCACGTACGCCGTGACGGTCTCGACATCATCAAGAAGCTCGAGAAGGCTCACGAGATTTCCGAGGACGACCAGAAGCGCCACGATACCGAAGTGCAGAAGGTCACGGACAGCGTGATCGCTGAAATCGATCAGTTGCTGGCGGCTAAGGAAAAGGAAATCATGACGGTTTAA
- the lpxA gene encoding acyl-ACP--UDP-N-acetylglucosamine O-acyltransferase — MSKIDPTARIEDGAVIGEGAEIGPFCIIGPHVTIGAGTKLLSHVNVTAQTTIGENCTIYPFASLGTPPQSLSYKGELTRLTIGNGCTIRESVTMNAGTVAGGGITSVGDRGYFMNCAHVGHDCHVGNDVIFATSATLGGHCEIGDFVFMGGLSAVHQFTRIGSQVMVGGICGVRGDIIPFGLVNGQYAALEGLNIIGMKRRKFTKERVAAVRSFYQKLFHGAGVFAERLERVQPLANDDPAIAEILTFIAGAKHRALCLPEDSKNNS; from the coding sequence ATGAGCAAGATCGACCCGACGGCGCGGATCGAGGACGGTGCTGTCATTGGCGAGGGCGCCGAAATCGGACCCTTCTGCATCATCGGACCGCATGTCACGATCGGTGCAGGCACGAAGCTGCTGTCGCATGTCAACGTGACGGCGCAGACGACCATCGGCGAGAACTGCACGATCTATCCGTTCGCGTCATTAGGCACGCCCCCGCAGTCGCTCAGTTACAAGGGCGAACTGACCAGACTGACCATCGGCAATGGCTGTACCATCCGCGAGTCCGTGACCATGAATGCGGGTACTGTCGCCGGCGGCGGCATCACGTCGGTGGGCGATCGCGGCTACTTCATGAACTGCGCCCATGTTGGCCATGACTGTCACGTCGGCAATGACGTGATCTTCGCGACCTCGGCGACGCTTGGCGGTCATTGCGAGATCGGCGATTTCGTTTTCATGGGCGGGCTGTCGGCCGTGCACCAGTTCACCCGCATCGGCTCGCAGGTCATGGTCGGCGGCATCTGCGGCGTGCGGGGCGACATCATCCCGTTCGGGCTCGTGAATGGCCAGTATGCGGCGCTGGAAGGCCTCAACATCATCGGGATGAAGCGCCGCAAATTCACGAAGGAGCGCGTTGCCGCCGTGCGCTCGTTCTATCAAAAGCTGTTTCATGGCGCGGGTGTCTTCGCCGAGCGGCTTGAGCGCGTGCAGCCTTTGGCAAATGACGATCCGGCGATTGCAGAAATCCTGACGTTTATCGCAGGCGCCAAACACCGCGCACTGTGTCTGCCCGAGGATAGCAAGAACAACTCTTGA
- the rseP gene encoding RIP metalloprotease RseP, translating into MLEFFQHSFNTLSHGFIGYIIPFLFVLTIVVFFHELGHFLVARWNGVKVLTFSLGFGPELAGFNDRHGTRWKISAIPLGGYVKFFGDESEASTPSSAALEGMTADERKGSFHHKRVGQRAAIVAAGPIANFILAIVIFTCLFTFFGKPSTTAKVDSIQAGSAAEKAGFQSGDIIKAIDGKVIGSFSDMQRIVGTKAGEQLAFSVKRGEATVELKGTPELREVKDSFGNVHRLGVLGITRATAVGEATTERVNPATAFVLGVKETWFVVDRTIAYIGGVFTGREAADQIGGPMRIAQISGQVATIGLTALIHLAAVLSISIGLLNLFPVPLLDGGHLLFYAVEAVRGRPLSERAQEMGFRIGLGLVLMLMVFATYNDILHLASS; encoded by the coding sequence ATGCTTGAGTTTTTCCAACATAGTTTCAATACGTTAAGCCACGGCTTTATCGGCTATATCATCCCCTTTCTGTTTGTCCTGACGATCGTGGTGTTCTTCCACGAACTCGGCCACTTCCTGGTCGCCCGCTGGAACGGCGTTAAGGTCCTGACGTTCTCGCTCGGCTTCGGTCCCGAACTGGCCGGCTTCAACGATCGCCATGGCACGCGCTGGAAGATTTCCGCGATTCCGCTTGGCGGCTACGTGAAGTTCTTCGGTGACGAGAGCGAAGCCTCGACCCCCTCAAGCGCTGCGCTGGAAGGCATGACGGCGGATGAGCGCAAGGGCAGCTTCCATCACAAGCGGGTTGGCCAGCGTGCGGCCATCGTGGCTGCTGGTCCGATCGCCAATTTCATCCTCGCGATCGTCATTTTCACCTGTCTGTTCACGTTCTTCGGCAAGCCGAGCACGACCGCCAAGGTCGACAGCATTCAGGCCGGCAGCGCGGCCGAGAAGGCCGGGTTCCAGTCGGGCGACATCATCAAGGCCATCGATGGCAAGGTCATTGGCAGTTTCTCCGACATGCAGCGCATCGTCGGGACCAAGGCTGGCGAGCAGCTGGCCTTCAGCGTCAAGCGCGGCGAAGCCACGGTCGAGCTGAAGGGCACGCCAGAACTTCGCGAAGTCAAAGACAGCTTCGGTAACGTCCATCGTCTCGGCGTCCTCGGCATTACCCGCGCGACAGCGGTTGGCGAAGCGACCACCGAGCGGGTCAATCCGGCGACCGCTTTCGTACTGGGCGTCAAGGAAACCTGGTTCGTCGTGGACCGCACCATCGCCTATATCGGCGGTGTGTTCACCGGACGCGAGGCGGCCGACCAGATCGGTGGTCCGATGCGAATCGCCCAGATCTCGGGGCAGGTGGCGACAATCGGCCTGACCGCCCTGATTCACCTGGCGGCGGTTCTGTCGATCTCGATCGGCCTTCTCAACCTGTTTCCAGTGCCACTTCTCGATGGCGGTCATCTTTTGTTCTATGCCGTCGAAGCCGTTCGCGGGCGTCCGCTGTCGGAGCGCGCGCAGGAGATGGGCTTCCGCATTGGCCTCGGTTTAGTGCTGATGTTGATGGTATTTGCGACCTATAACGACATTCTTCACCTGGCTTCGTCATGA
- the bamA gene encoding outer membrane protein assembly factor BamA: MIFGLRGFRGGLLAASILVAMPVAVTATAALVSSTAVAQTAASIVVEGNRRVDVETIRSYFRPGPSGRLDQGTIDDGLKSLIETGLFQDVKINQAGGRLVVSVVENPVIGRIAFEGNKKVKDDQLNAEVQSKPRGTLSRPMVQADAQRISEIYRRSGRYDVSVVPEFIEQPNNRVDLIFTINEGAKTGVKSIQFIGNNYYSSYRLKDVIKTRESNLLSFLASGDIYDPDRIEADRDLIRRYYLKNGFADVQVVAALTEYDPNQKGFLVTFKIEEGQQYRVSSVDFSSTIPQFDPNSLRSFSRVGVGSLYNAEALEKSVEEMQIEMSRRGYAFAVVRPRGDRNFESHTVTIGFSVEEGPRVYIERINVRGNTRTRDYVIRREFDLAEGDAYNRALVDRAERRLKNLDFFKSVKVTTEPGSSSDRVILVVDLEEKSTGDFSVSGGYSTTDGALGEVSVSERNFLGRGLFAKASVQYGQYARGYSLSFVEPYLLDYRVALGLDFYQREQLSNSYISYNTKTLGFSPRLGFQLREDLALQLRYSVYQQQISLPATLSNCNNLPGSPTATNTPGYLNSLFPGSVDPANANTWGCYADGESSLPVRRELASGKTLTSALGYTLNYNTLDNNKNPTDGLFLEFKQDYAGVGGDVTYLKTTIDAKYYTPLVADIVGLLRVQGGMLNKVGEDIRMLDHFQMGPNLVRGFAQNGIGPRDISYVALGSYGDALGGTKYWGASAELQMPFWFLPKEVGIKGAVYADAGGLWDYKGPTSWAQTGEINAAGCVPASRTSVGNCAGMTYDDGNVVRSSVGVGLIWQSPFGPLRFDYAVPITKGAYDRVQQFKFGGGTSF; this comes from the coding sequence ATGATTTTTGGTTTGCGGGGTTTCCGGGGCGGCCTTCTTGCTGCTTCGATCTTGGTCGCCATGCCGGTCGCCGTTACGGCGACTGCTGCGCTCGTTTCTTCGACTGCCGTGGCTCAGACCGCCGCTTCGATTGTTGTTGAAGGCAATCGTCGCGTGGATGTGGAGACCATCCGCTCCTATTTCCGTCCCGGCCCGAGCGGCCGGCTGGATCAGGGCACCATCGATGACGGCCTCAAGTCGCTCATCGAGACCGGGCTGTTCCAGGATGTGAAGATCAATCAGGCCGGTGGCCGTCTGGTCGTCAGCGTCGTTGAAAACCCTGTCATTGGCCGTATCGCCTTCGAAGGTAACAAGAAGGTCAAGGACGACCAGCTGAACGCCGAAGTGCAGTCGAAGCCGCGCGGGACGTTGTCGCGCCCGATGGTGCAGGCCGACGCCCAGCGCATCTCCGAAATCTATCGTCGCTCCGGCCGTTATGACGTCAGCGTCGTTCCGGAATTCATCGAGCAGCCGAACAACCGCGTCGACCTGATCTTCACGATCAACGAAGGCGCGAAGACCGGCGTGAAGTCGATCCAGTTCATCGGCAACAACTATTACTCGTCCTACCGTCTCAAGGACGTCATCAAGACCCGTGAATCGAACCTCCTGAGCTTCCTGGCTTCGGGCGATATCTATGATCCGGACCGCATCGAAGCCGATCGCGACCTGATCCGTCGCTATTACCTGAAGAACGGCTTCGCCGACGTTCAGGTCGTTGCCGCGCTCACCGAATACGACCCGAACCAGAAGGGCTTCCTAGTCACCTTCAAGATCGAAGAAGGCCAGCAGTACCGCGTGTCGTCGGTCGATTTCTCGTCCACCATTCCGCAGTTCGATCCCAACTCGCTGCGCAGCTTCTCGCGTGTCGGCGTCGGTTCGCTTTACAACGCGGAAGCGCTGGAGAAGTCGGTCGAGGAAATGCAGATCGAAATGTCCCGCCGCGGCTACGCCTTTGCCGTCGTGCGTCCGCGTGGCGATCGCAATTTCGAATCTCACACCGTCACCATCGGCTTCTCGGTGGAAGAGGGGCCGCGCGTCTATATCGAGCGCATCAATGTGCGCGGCAACACGCGTACCCGTGACTATGTCATCCGCCGCGAATTCGATCTCGCCGAAGGCGACGCCTATAACCGCGCGCTGGTTGATCGTGCCGAACGCCGCCTGAAGAACCTCGACTTCTTCAAGAGCGTGAAGGTGACGACCGAGCCCGGATCGTCCAGCGATCGCGTGATCCTGGTGGTCGATCTGGAAGAAAAATCCACCGGCGACTTCTCGGTCTCGGGCGGCTACTCGACCACCGACGGTGCGCTCGGCGAAGTCAGCGTCTCGGAACGTAACTTCCTCGGTCGCGGTCTGTTTGCGAAGGCATCGGTTCAGTACGGCCAGTATGCCCGTGGCTACTCGCTGTCCTTCGTCGAGCCTTACCTGCTCGACTACCGCGTGGCGCTCGGCCTCGATTTTTATCAGCGTGAGCAGCTGTCCAACAGCTACATCTCGTACAACACCAAGACGCTCGGCTTCAGCCCGCGCCTCGGTTTCCAGCTGCGTGAAGATCTCGCGCTGCAGCTGCGCTATTCCGTCTATCAGCAGCAGATTTCGCTCCCGGCGACGTTGAGCAACTGTAACAACCTGCCAGGCAGCCCAACTGCGACCAACACTCCCGGTTATTTGAATTCACTGTTCCCGGGTTCTGTTGACCCAGCCAATGCCAACACGTGGGGTTGTTACGCCGATGGCGAGTCGTCTCTGCCAGTTCGCCGCGAACTGGCCAGCGGCAAGACGCTGACCTCGGCGCTCGGCTACACGCTGAACTACAACACGCTCGACAATAACAAGAACCCGACCGATGGTCTGTTCTTGGAATTTAAGCAGGACTACGCTGGCGTCGGCGGCGACGTGACCTACCTGAAGACCACGATCGACGCGAAGTACTACACTCCGCTGGTGGCCGACATCGTTGGTTTGCTGCGTGTCCAGGGCGGTATGCTGAACAAGGTCGGCGAAGATATCCGCATGCTGGATCACTTCCAGATGGGTCCGAACCTGGTGCGTGGTTTCGCGCAGAACGGTATCGGTCCGCGTGACATCAGCTACGTTGCGCTGGGATCCTACGGTGACGCGCTCGGCGGCACCAAGTATTGGGGCGCTTCGGCCGAATTGCAGATGCCATTCTGGTTCCTGCCGAAGGAAGTTGGCATCAAGGGCGCGGTTTATGCCGATGCCGGCGGTCTCTGGGATTATAAGGGACCGACCAGCTGGGCTCAGACTGGCGAAATCAATGCCGCCGGCTGTGTGCCTGCGAGCCGGACTTCGGTCGGTAACTGCGCCGGCATGACCTATGACGATGGCAATGTCGTCCGGTCGTCGGTCGGTGTGGGCCTGATCTGGCAGTCGCCGTTTGGTCCGCTGCGCTTCGACTACGCAGTGCCGATCACCAAGGGCGCCTATGATCGCGTGCAGCAGTTCAAGTTCGGCGGCGGAACTTCGTTCTGA